A window of Nodularia sp. LEGE 06071 contains these coding sequences:
- a CDS encoding peptidylprolyl isomerase, whose protein sequence is MRLKISQFLVVFLIVGALTLGGCLDREMTSDSVSPNSTAGDTNTTTTTDTTSVSETINESVPGMKDLPRLEGNATVVMMVNGSPVTIEVDGTNAPITAGNFVDLVQKGVYDGLVFHRVVRDPQPFVAQGGDPQSKDPNVPVSRLGTGGYIDPKIGTERRIPLEIKPQGEESPIYGKTLESARVTKPPQLQHKLGAVAMARSQMPDSASSQFYFALADLAFLDGSYAVFGNVTEGFDVVNKIKQGDRIESAKVTQGAENLKTPE, encoded by the coding sequence ATGCGGTTAAAAATTTCACAATTTCTGGTTGTATTTTTGATAGTCGGTGCTTTGACCTTGGGAGGATGTTTAGATCGGGAGATGACTTCTGATTCTGTTTCTCCCAACTCGACAGCAGGTGATACAAATACGACGACAACGACTGATACAACATCAGTATCTGAAACTATAAATGAGAGTGTTCCTGGAATGAAAGATTTACCACGGCTCGAAGGTAACGCTACTGTGGTGATGATGGTTAACGGTTCCCCGGTTACTATCGAGGTAGACGGCACCAATGCCCCAATTACAGCTGGTAACTTCGTCGATTTAGTCCAAAAAGGTGTGTACGATGGGTTAGTTTTCCATCGAGTTGTGCGCGATCCCCAACCTTTTGTAGCTCAAGGGGGCGATCCTCAAAGTAAAGACCCGAACGTTCCAGTAAGTAGACTGGGAACTGGTGGTTACATTGACCCCAAAATTGGGACTGAACGCCGTATACCCTTGGAAATTAAGCCACAAGGCGAAGAAAGCCCTATTTATGGCAAGACTTTGGAATCGGCTCGTGTGACGAAGCCACCTCAGTTACAGCATAAACTCGGTGCGGTAGCTATGGCGCGATCGCAAATGCCCGATTCTGCTTCCTCACAGTTTTACTTTGCCCTAGCAGATTTAGCTTTCCTGGATGGTAGCTACGCCGTTTTTGGTAATGTTACCGAAGGCTTTGATGTAGTTAACAAAATTAAGCAAGGCGATCGCATTGAGTCAGCTAAAGTCACTCAAGGCGCGGAAAATCTCAAAACTCCTGAGTAA
- a CDS encoding beta-ketoacyl-ACP synthase, producing the protein MVVITGIGLVSALGTSLEDSWQKLIAGKSGIQRYQPFSELEAYPLGLIGKQPAELRILTQQVVAAALQDAGLVSPLPDCAVVIGSSRSHQGSWELLARQMYGNHTPETVLNQGDVVLDNWLDFLPHMSVIAAARQIGATGIVLAPMAACATGIGAIAQAALLIKTGQCQRAIAGAVEAPITPLTLSGFQQMGALANTGAYPFDLHREGLVLGEGAAVFILESAELAQQRQAKIYGKILGFSLTADAYHTNKPEPNGKSAIAAIQQCLKRSSLTPADIDYIHAHGTATLLNDRVESKIIQNIFPNKVAISSTKGATGHTLGASGALGVAFSLLAMQQKILPPCVGLQTPEFDLNLVIAARESAVQRVLCFSFGFGGQNAAIALSKF; encoded by the coding sequence TTGGTTGTTATTACTGGTATTGGTTTAGTCTCAGCTTTAGGCACAAGCTTAGAGGATAGCTGGCAAAAGTTAATCGCAGGTAAATCTGGTATTCAAAGGTATCAACCATTTTCCGAACTGGAAGCATATCCTCTGGGTTTGATTGGTAAGCAACCTGCTGAATTAAGAATTTTGACTCAGCAGGTTGTCGCTGCTGCATTACAAGACGCTGGATTAGTTTCACCTTTACCTGATTGTGCTGTGGTCATTGGCTCAAGTCGCAGTCATCAGGGTTCTTGGGAGTTGCTAGCGCGGCAAATGTATGGAAATCATACCCCCGAAACTGTTTTAAATCAGGGGGATGTAGTCTTAGATAATTGGTTAGATTTTTTACCTCATATGAGCGTGATCGCAGCTGCTAGACAAATTGGTGCAACTGGTATAGTTTTAGCACCGATGGCTGCTTGCGCTACTGGTATTGGGGCGATCGCTCAAGCCGCTTTATTAATCAAAACTGGGCAATGTCAACGTGCGATCGCAGGTGCTGTAGAAGCCCCCATTACACCCCTCACCTTGTCAGGGTTTCAACAAATGGGCGCTTTGGCAAATACTGGGGCTTATCCCTTTGATTTGCATCGGGAAGGCTTAGTATTAGGTGAAGGTGCGGCGGTGTTTATTTTGGAATCGGCAGAATTAGCACAGCAACGTCAAGCTAAAATTTATGGTAAGATTCTTGGCTTTAGCTTGACAGCAGATGCATATCATACTAATAAACCGGAACCAAATGGGAAAAGTGCGATCGCAGCAATTCAGCAATGTTTAAAACGCAGTTCCCTCACCCCAGCCGATATTGATTACATTCACGCTCATGGTACAGCCACTCTCCTAAATGACAGAGTAGAGAGTAAAATTATCCAGAATATATTTCCCAATAAAGTAGCAATAAGTTCCACCAAAGGCGCTACAGGTCATACATTAGGAGCATCAGGAGCTTTAGGTGTGGCATTTTCGCTTTTAGCTATGCAGCAAAAAATATTACCACCTTGCGTAGGATTGCAAACACCGGAATTTGATTTAAATCTGGTAATAGCGGCGCGTGAAAGTGCAGTGCAGAGAGTGTTATGTTTCAGCTTTGGCTTTGGGGGTCAAAATGCTGCGATCGCCTTGAGTAAATTTTAG
- a CDS encoding DUF86 domain-containing protein translates to MKDSRVYLIHIRDCITRIKQYTFDGKEVFYKDIKTQDAVLRNLQIMCESVQKLPPDWKNQYPEIEWNNIAGFRNRLTHEYLNVDLDIIWSVIENYLPGLEITVEAMAQKFWNI, encoded by the coding sequence ATGAAAGATAGTCGGGTTTATTTGATTCATATTCGAGACTGCATTACCAGGATTAAGCAATATACATTTGACGGTAAAGAAGTATTTTATAAAGATATAAAAACTCAAGATGCAGTGTTAAGGAATCTTCAAATAATGTGTGAGTCTGTACAAAAACTCCCACCAGATTGGAAAAATCAATACCCGGAAATCGAATGGAATAACATTGCTGGATTTCGGAATAGATTAACTCATGAATATTTGAATGTAGACCTTGATATTATTTGGAGTGTGATTGAAAATTATTTGCCAGGTTTAGAAATAACAGTTGAAGCAATGGCACAAAAATTTTGGAATATTTAA
- a CDS encoding nucleotidyltransferase family protein, with the protein MAEDEKTGLKQLLHEKREEILRIATQHGAYNLRLFGSVARGEETEASDIDFLIDYDLDKISPWFPGGLISDLEHLLNRKVDIVTPNSLHDLIRDKVFHEAVYL; encoded by the coding sequence ATGGCAGAAGATGAAAAAACAGGCTTAAAACAATTGCTCCACGAAAAACGAGAAGAAATTTTGAGGATTGCGACTCAACATGGAGCTTATAATTTGCGGCTTTTTGGTAGTGTAGCCAGAGGCGAAGAAACAGAAGCAAGTGATATTGATTTTTTAATTGATTACGATTTAGATAAAATCTCTCCTTGGTTTCCAGGTGGTTTGATTTCAGATTTAGAACATCTCTTGAATCGTAAAGTTGATATTGTTACACCTAACTCATTACATGATTTAATTCGAGATAAAGTTTTTCATGAGGCTGTCTATCTATGA
- a CDS encoding folate/biopterin family MFS transporter produces MVIDFPGLTKVKDSLKEKIFFGHEPSAELIAILTVYFVQGILGLARLAVSFFLKDELLLSPAQVSALFGIVALPWIIKPVFGFISDGLPIFGYRRRPYLILSGILGAISWISLATIVHSSWAATLAIALGSLSVAVSDVIVDSLVVERARVESQASAGSLQSLCWGASAFGGLLTAYFSGMLLEHFTTRTVFWITASFPLIVSAVAWLIAETPIRKNTQENHSNNPLSTKHQLKQLRQAVTQKAIWLPTAFVFVWLATPTADSAFFFFSTNELHFQPEFLGRVRLVTSGASLIGIWIFQRFLKGVSFRTIFAWSTVLSSVLGMTMLLLVTHTNRTLGIDDHWFSLGDSLILTVMGQIAYMPVLVLAARLCPPGVEATLFAVLMSVSNLAGMVSYEFGAIIMHWLGITETNFELLWLLVIITNLSTLLPLPFIRWLPANDPQSDLLTLQPAMVTNGEEAFLPNLIPIESETPQ; encoded by the coding sequence ATGGTGATTGACTTCCCTGGCTTGACCAAAGTCAAAGACTCACTCAAAGAAAAAATTTTCTTCGGTCATGAACCCAGCGCCGAGTTAATTGCAATTCTTACCGTCTACTTTGTCCAAGGAATTTTAGGGTTGGCGCGTCTAGCTGTCAGCTTTTTTCTCAAAGATGAATTGCTACTGAGTCCGGCTCAAGTGTCAGCATTATTCGGAATAGTCGCCTTACCTTGGATTATCAAGCCGGTGTTTGGCTTTATTTCCGATGGCTTACCTATATTTGGCTACCGTCGCCGACCATATTTGATCCTCTCTGGGATATTAGGAGCAATTTCTTGGATAAGTTTAGCCACCATAGTTCATAGTAGCTGGGCAGCGACATTAGCGATCGCCCTTGGTTCACTCTCGGTCGCAGTCAGTGATGTCATAGTTGACTCATTAGTTGTGGAAAGAGCCAGAGTAGAATCTCAAGCATCTGCTGGTTCACTACAATCTCTGTGCTGGGGTGCTTCCGCATTTGGGGGTTTACTCACCGCTTACTTTAGCGGAATGCTGCTAGAACATTTCACCACCCGCACAGTATTTTGGATTACCGCCTCATTTCCCCTCATCGTTTCCGCAGTAGCTTGGTTAATCGCCGAAACCCCAATTAGAAAAAATACCCAAGAAAATCACAGCAATAATCCTCTCAGCACCAAACATCAACTCAAACAACTCCGCCAAGCAGTCACCCAAAAAGCCATTTGGTTACCCACAGCCTTTGTATTTGTCTGGTTAGCCACCCCCACAGCAGATTCTGCCTTTTTCTTCTTCAGCACCAACGAACTACATTTTCAACCAGAATTTTTAGGACGGGTAAGACTAGTAACAAGTGGTGCTTCCTTAATTGGTATTTGGATTTTTCAACGCTTCCTCAAAGGTGTGTCATTCCGCACCATTTTTGCTTGGAGTACAGTGCTTTCCTCAGTCTTGGGAATGACAATGCTGCTGCTGGTGACTCACACCAACCGAACATTAGGTATAGACGACCACTGGTTTAGTTTAGGAGATAGCCTCATCCTCACTGTTATGGGACAAATCGCCTATATGCCAGTATTAGTATTAGCAGCGAGATTATGTCCCCCAGGAGTAGAAGCCACATTATTTGCTGTACTCATGTCCGTTTCCAACTTAGCAGGAATGGTTTCTTATGAATTTGGAGCCATCATCATGCATTGGCTGGGTATCACCGAAACTAACTTTGAATTACTGTGGCTATTAGTAATTATCACAAACCTCAGCACACTATTACCACTACCCTTCATTCGTTGGTTACCTGCTAACGACCCACAAAGCGATTTACTGACATTACAACCAGCTATGGTCACCAATGGAGAAGAAGCATTTTTACCTAATTTGATACCCATTGAATCAGAAACACCCCAATAA
- a CDS encoding Glu/Leu/Phe/Val family dehydrogenase, which yields MVLTSPLPWEAATPAHICPFDQACSYLDAAGKELKLDQGVLAILSNPRKVVTVSVPVKLDNGEIQVLAGHRVQHSDILGPYKGGIRYHPAVTLREVSALAMLMTWKCALLGIPYGGAKGGIAINPKSYSVGELERISRRYISELIKDIGPSVDIPAPDMGTSAREMAWMMDTYSVNVGHAVPGVVTGKPLSIGGSLGREMATGRGVMIIVREALAEQGKSLSEVRVVIQGFGNVGGAAAELLHEAGATILAVSTGSGGIYSPDGLDIPALKAYAAENRKSIAGFPQTTPISNADLLTLDCDVLIPAALENQITKENVNQVQAKIIAEAANGPVTLEANQFLEAHGVTVLPDILANAGGVVVSYLEWVQGLSYLFWDEERVNHEMEKLMVQAYQHVIQQSKIRQIPLRLAAYTLGVGRVAKALADRGLYP from the coding sequence ATGGTATTGACATCTCCGTTGCCCTGGGAAGCTGCTACTCCAGCACATATTTGCCCGTTTGATCAAGCTTGTAGTTACTTAGACGCAGCAGGTAAAGAATTAAAGCTAGATCAAGGAGTATTGGCAATACTCAGCAATCCGCGCAAAGTAGTGACAGTTTCCGTACCCGTAAAGCTAGATAATGGAGAAATCCAGGTTCTTGCGGGACATCGGGTGCAGCACTCTGATATTTTAGGCCCCTATAAGGGAGGAATTCGTTACCATCCGGCTGTGACCTTGCGAGAAGTTTCCGCCTTAGCCATGCTGATGACTTGGAAATGTGCGTTATTAGGCATACCTTATGGCGGTGCGAAGGGAGGTATAGCCATCAACCCTAAAAGTTACAGTGTCGGCGAACTAGAAAGAATCAGTCGTCGTTATATCAGCGAATTAATTAAAGACATTGGCCCTTCTGTAGACATTCCCGCACCAGATATGGGTACTTCCGCCCGTGAGATGGCTTGGATGATGGATACTTATTCTGTAAACGTTGGTCATGCTGTCCCCGGAGTGGTTACAGGTAAGCCCCTTTCCATTGGTGGTTCCTTGGGAAGGGAAATGGCCACTGGCAGAGGTGTCATGATTATTGTCCGTGAAGCATTAGCCGAACAAGGTAAATCCCTTTCAGAAGTGCGAGTAGTGATTCAGGGTTTCGGTAATGTCGGAGGTGCAGCAGCTGAATTATTACACGAAGCGGGAGCGACGATTTTAGCTGTCTCCACAGGTTCAGGGGGTATTTATTCCCCAGATGGTCTTGATATTCCGGCATTAAAAGCCTACGCTGCCGAAAATCGTAAAAGTATTGCAGGTTTTCCGCAAACAACACCCATTAGCAATGCAGATTTACTCACTTTAGATTGCGATGTCTTGATTCCAGCAGCTTTGGAAAACCAAATTACCAAAGAAAATGTGAATCAGGTACAGGCCAAAATTATTGCCGAAGCTGCTAATGGTCCAGTGACTTTGGAGGCTAACCAATTTCTAGAAGCGCATGGTGTGACAGTGCTACCAGATATTTTAGCCAATGCTGGGGGTGTGGTTGTTAGTTATTTAGAGTGGGTGCAGGGTCTTTCTTATCTGTTTTGGGATGAAGAACGTGTTAATCATGAAATGGAAAAGTTAATGGTACAAGCTTATCAACACGTAATTCAGCAGTCAAAGATTAGGCAAATTCCTCTGCGATTAGCAGCTTATACTTTGGGCGTGGGTAGAGTTGCCAAGGCGCTGGCTGATAGAGGTCTTTATCCTTAG
- a CDS encoding nucleoside hydrolase codes for MSKQLVLMDHDGGVDDYLATMLLLTMEHIEVLGIVVTPADCYIQPAVSATRKILDLMKFSHIPVAESTVRGINPFPPLYRRDSFIVDHLPILNQREFINTPLVAETGQDFMIRVLREAPAPVTLMVTGPLTTVATALDKAPDIEAKIEKIVWMGGALNVPGNVEKSLEPGQDGSAEWNVYWDAVSAARVLQTQIEIIMCPLDLTNNVPVTSDLVSKMGRQRHYPISDLAGQCYALVIPQDYYFWDVLATAYLGHPEFYQLREWEIEIITTGLSQGRTKVVAGKRKVYAMDKVDKDAFYAYILQQWAR; via the coding sequence ATGTCTAAACAACTCGTATTAATGGATCATGATGGTGGTGTTGATGATTATTTAGCAACCATGCTGCTGTTAACGATGGAGCATATCGAAGTTTTAGGTATCGTCGTTACTCCAGCCGATTGTTATATTCAACCTGCTGTCAGTGCCACACGTAAAATTTTAGATTTAATGAAATTTTCTCACATCCCGGTGGCAGAAAGTACTGTACGCGGAATTAATCCTTTTCCTCCTCTCTACCGCCGTGATTCCTTTATTGTTGACCATCTCCCCATTCTCAATCAAAGGGAATTTATCAACACGCCTTTGGTTGCAGAAACAGGTCAAGATTTCATGATTCGGGTTTTGCGTGAAGCACCAGCACCAGTAACGCTGATGGTAACAGGGCCTTTAACGACAGTAGCAACAGCCTTAGATAAAGCACCAGATATTGAAGCGAAGATAGAAAAAATAGTTTGGATGGGAGGTGCATTGAATGTCCCTGGAAATGTCGAAAAAAGTTTAGAACCAGGACAAGATGGTTCCGCAGAATGGAACGTTTATTGGGATGCAGTTTCAGCAGCGCGAGTATTGCAAACTCAAATTGAAATAATCATGTGTCCTTTAGATTTAACTAATAATGTGCCTGTGACATCAGATTTAGTATCCAAAATGGGACGACAACGCCATTATCCTATATCTGATTTAGCCGGTCAATGTTATGCCTTAGTTATTCCCCAAGATTATTATTTTTGGGATGTCCTAGCTACGGCTTACTTAGGACACCCAGAATTTTATCAATTGCGTGAATGGGAAATAGAAATTATCACCACTGGTTTGAGTCAGGGACGAACTAAGGTCGTCGCTGGGAAACGGAAAGTTTATGCGATGGATAAGGTAGATAAGGATGCTTTTTATGCTTATATTTTGCAGCAATGGGCGCGATGA
- a CDS encoding nucleoside deaminase: protein MDEFMEAAIAQAKQGRKEGGIPIGSILVKDGKILGRGHNKRVQDDDPVTHAEIDCLRNAGRVGSYRGTTLYSTLMPCYLCAGAVVQFGIKKVVAGESRTFPGAKEFMVSHGVEVIDLNLDECEQMMSEFIETNPELWNEDIGK, encoded by the coding sequence ATGGATGAATTTATGGAAGCTGCGATCGCACAAGCAAAACAAGGTAGAAAGGAAGGTGGGATTCCCATCGGTTCTATTCTCGTTAAGGATGGCAAAATTCTCGGTAGAGGACACAACAAGCGTGTGCAAGACGATGATCCTGTTACCCACGCCGAAATAGATTGTCTCCGCAATGCTGGGAGAGTTGGTAGTTATAGGGGTACAACACTTTACTCTACCTTAATGCCGTGTTATTTGTGCGCTGGTGCAGTGGTGCAATTTGGCATTAAAAAAGTTGTCGCCGGAGAATCAAGAACTTTTCCGGGTGCTAAAGAATTTATGGTGTCTCACGGTGTGGAAGTAATTGATCTCAATCTTGATGAATGCGAACAAATGATGAGTGAGTTTATTGAAACTAATCCCGAACTATGGAATGAAGATATTGGAAAGTAG
- the rbsK gene encoding ribokinase produces the protein MTIIVFGSINIDLVATTSRLPIAGETILGEDFFKIPGGKGANQAVALARLEIPTQIVGRVGADSFGPELVQNLQIAGVNTDNIFIDETVSSGVAIITVDHAGENQIIVIPGANGRVNQEDIERLSHLFPTASALLLQLEIPITAVVAAAKAAKNANIQVILDPAPAQGNLPDELYRLVDIITPNEVEAGQLVGFSVDGEETAIKAAKVLLERGVKCAIVKLGAKGAICATGEETFVVPAFPVHAVDTVAAGDAFNGGLAAALFTGLSLHQAMIWASAAGALAATKMGAQTSLPDKLTFDSFLEEKGVGEAAGKDCNFPMTKGVSQFGKNIED, from the coding sequence ATGACCATTATCGTCTTCGGCAGCATCAATATAGACCTAGTAGCAACTACATCCAGATTACCAATTGCAGGTGAAACTATATTAGGAGAAGACTTTTTCAAAATACCAGGAGGCAAAGGAGCAAATCAAGCCGTAGCATTAGCGCGATTAGAAATTCCGACTCAGATAGTGGGACGTGTCGGCGCAGATAGTTTTGGTCCAGAACTTGTCCAAAATTTGCAAATTGCTGGTGTGAATACTGATAATATCTTCATTGATGAAACTGTAAGTTCTGGAGTTGCCATAATCACCGTAGATCATGCTGGTGAAAATCAAATTATTGTCATTCCAGGTGCAAATGGACGCGTTAATCAAGAAGATATCGAACGATTATCCCACTTATTCCCAACAGCTTCAGCACTGCTTTTACAACTAGAAATTCCCATTACTGCCGTAGTAGCAGCAGCCAAAGCCGCAAAAAATGCAAATATTCAAGTAATTTTAGATCCCGCACCCGCACAAGGGAATTTACCCGATGAACTTTATCGATTAGTCGATATTATTACACCCAATGAAGTAGAAGCAGGGCAATTGGTGGGTTTTTCTGTAGATGGAGAGGAAACGGCAATCAAGGCAGCTAAAGTTTTATTAGAACGGGGTGTGAAATGTGCGATCGTTAAACTAGGTGCAAAAGGTGCTATCTGTGCCACTGGTGAGGAAACATTTGTTGTCCCAGCTTTTCCAGTTCATGCTGTTGACACCGTTGCTGCTGGTGATGCTTTCAATGGTGGTTTAGCAGCCGCATTATTTACAGGACTTTCTTTACATCAAGCTATGATTTGGGCTTCAGCCGCAGGTGCTTTAGCCGCCACAAAAATGGGCGCACAAACTTCGTTACCTGATAAATTAACCTTTGATTCTTTTTTAGAAGAAAAGGGAGTAGGAGAAGCAGCGGGAAAAGATTGTAACTTCCCAATGACTAAGGGAGTATCCCAATTTGGTAAAAACATAGAAGACTAA
- a CDS encoding calcium-binding protein: MPSVERDENREHRIETEIIVDAENQEDRAMGWYNYLDDTLNVPFMAKLTKKSGKTSAVEEKKVEVMGMAPDDECLKDMYVEVVYPHGQDEDLFSVKLSDLVAINTDSDTKEAIADWHYWLARGYKF; this comes from the coding sequence ATGCCTAGTGTTGAACGCGACGAGAATAGAGAGCATCGCATTGAAACAGAGATAATTGTCGATGCTGAAAATCAAGAAGACAGGGCAATGGGTTGGTACAACTACCTCGACGATACCCTGAATGTGCCATTTATGGCTAAGTTGACGAAGAAATCAGGCAAAACATCCGCAGTTGAGGAGAAAAAAGTTGAAGTAATGGGAATGGCACCAGACGATGAGTGCTTAAAAGATATGTATGTGGAAGTGGTTTATCCCCATGGCCAGGATGAAGACCTGTTTTCTGTGAAGTTATCGGATCTAGTAGCAATTAATACTGATTCTGATACTAAAGAGGCGATCGCAGATTGGCATTATTGGCTTGCTAGAGGTTATAAATTCTAA
- a CDS encoding sugar O-acetyltransferase encodes MGKTEKQKMLSGELYLAEDSELVSEQKRASRLLQIYNTTTEEQEVQRKQILQELFGKLGNKVTIVPPFHCDYGSNIDAGNGLYMNYGCVILDCNLVTIGENVLCAPYVQIYAAYHPTEPEIRLSGRELAAPVKIGNNVWIGGSAIICPGVTIGDNTTIGAGSVVVKDVPANVVAAGNPCRIIRHL; translated from the coding sequence ATGGGAAAAACTGAGAAACAAAAAATGTTATCAGGTGAGTTATATCTGGCAGAAGATTCGGAATTAGTGTCAGAACAAAAACGAGCCAGTCGTCTCTTACAAATCTACAACACCACAACAGAAGAACAGGAGGTACAACGGAAACAAATTTTGCAAGAATTATTCGGAAAATTAGGCAATAAAGTAACCATTGTGCCACCCTTTCATTGTGACTATGGCAGCAATATTGATGCTGGCAATGGATTATATATGAATTATGGTTGTGTAATTTTAGACTGTAATTTAGTCACAATTGGTGAAAATGTCTTGTGCGCTCCTTACGTGCAGATTTATGCAGCTTACCATCCCACAGAACCGGAAATTCGTCTTTCTGGCAGAGAACTTGCTGCTCCCGTCAAAATTGGCAATAATGTTTGGATTGGTGGCAGTGCAATCATTTGTCCAGGAGTGACAATTGGCGACAACACTACTATTGGTGCTGGTAGCGTAGTTGTTAAAGATGTCCCTGCAAACGTGGTTGCGGCTGGCAATCCTTGCCGGATAATTCGGCATTTATAA
- a CDS encoding sensor histidine kinase — MHLFNRLKFAPAQLVSVTVFLTLLLFIPQVLLNWQAYYNFNSITKQEFKLQTISDRIIYFDEVLTMSARMNAATGNIIWENRYRQFEPQLDLAIKESITLAPETYEDDQAQKIDAANQQLVAMEYESFDLVKKNQKEAAQLLLSSQEYQTHKQIYADGVAQRNRNISLALQRKVAEYRQRMIWAIIGSIITLTMLIPAWILVLILLQKYLKAKKNFQAALEETNYRLEIEVAARTEKLKQKNIQLQQTLQELQQTQVQLIQTAKMSSLAHLVAGVAHEINNPVSFIYGNLMHLREYTQKLLNLINQYQQRYPNYNPEINILIEEIDLDFIIDDLPKILSSMAVGTERIRDIVLSLRNFSRLDEAEMKLVNIHEGIDSTLSILQSRLQDQDEQPEIAIIKNYGNLPLVECYAGGINQVFMNIISNAIDALRQQKIDNYREIQPYTNSIIIHTQVKETKSVIISIKDNATGITEKVKNRLFEPFFTTKPIGEGTGLGLSISYQIIVNKHRGKIECVSEPGKGTEFLIEIPIKQIKPVNA; from the coding sequence ATGCATTTATTTAATAGGCTGAAATTTGCTCCCGCCCAGCTAGTAAGTGTAACAGTATTCCTGACATTACTATTGTTTATTCCTCAAGTTTTGCTTAACTGGCAAGCATATTATAACTTCAACAGTATTACTAAACAAGAATTTAAACTCCAAACAATAAGTGATAGAATTATTTATTTTGATGAAGTCTTAACCATGTCAGCTCGGATGAATGCAGCGACAGGTAACATTATTTGGGAAAACCGATATCGCCAATTTGAACCGCAACTTGATTTGGCAATTAAAGAATCTATTACACTGGCTCCTGAAACCTATGAAGATGATCAGGCTCAAAAAATTGATGCGGCTAATCAGCAGTTAGTTGCAATGGAATATGAATCCTTTGATTTAGTTAAAAAAAATCAAAAAGAGGCTGCACAACTATTATTGTCTAGCCAAGAATATCAAACTCATAAACAGATTTATGCTGATGGTGTTGCTCAAAGAAACCGTAATATCTCACTGGCGTTGCAACGAAAAGTTGCTGAGTATCGCCAAAGAATGATTTGGGCTATTATCGGCTCTATTATAACTTTAACAATGCTGATTCCAGCATGGATTCTGGTATTAATTTTATTACAAAAATATTTAAAAGCAAAAAAAAATTTTCAAGCCGCTTTAGAAGAAACTAATTATAGGTTAGAAATAGAAGTTGCGGCCAGAACGGAAAAATTAAAACAGAAAAATATTCAACTACAACAGACACTGCAAGAATTGCAACAAACTCAAGTACAACTGATTCAAACTGCAAAGATGTCCTCACTGGCTCATTTAGTCGCTGGTGTCGCTCATGAAATTAATAACCCTGTGAGTTTCATTTATGGAAACTTGATGCATTTGAGGGAATACACACAAAAATTACTGAATTTGATTAACCAATATCAGCAAAGATATCCTAATTACAATCCAGAAATAAATATTTTGATTGAGGAGATAGATTTAGATTTTATTATTGATGATTTGCCAAAAATATTATCCTCAATGGCAGTTGGTACTGAGCGTATCCGGGATATTGTATTAAGTCTACGGAATTTCTCGCGTCTTGATGAAGCGGAAATGAAACTTGTCAATATTCATGAAGGAATTGATAGTACGCTGTCAATTTTGCAATCTCGTCTTCAAGATCAGGACGAACAGCCGGAAATTGCAATTATTAAAAATTATGGTAATTTGCCTCTTGTGGAATGCTATGCAGGAGGAATAAATCAGGTATTTATGAATATTATTAGTAACGCTATCGACGCTTTACGCCAACAAAAAATAGATAATTATCGAGAGATTCAACCATACACCAATTCAATTATTATCCATACTCAAGTTAAAGAGACTAAAAGCGTAATTATTAGCATTAAAGATAATGCTACAGGAATAACGGAGAAAGTTAAAAATAGATTGTTTGAACCGTTCTTTACAACTAAACCTATAGGTGAAGGTACTGGCTTAGGTTTATCTATTAGTTACCAGATTATTGTAAATAAGCATAGGGGAAAAATTGAGTGTGTTTCTGAACCTGGAAAGGGAACAGAATTTTTGATTGAGATTCCTATTAAGCAGATAAAGCCAGTAAATGCATAG